The Plasmodium knowlesi strain H genome assembly, chromosome: 12 sequence AAACTTGAAACTAAAGTAGGGTCTTCAGGCGCTCGAATATCGTTTTATGCGTTGTGTTTTTTCGCATCGACTGTTTGTCCTGTACAAGTGACACAATCTGGATCCCTTTTATCCCTCATCAGGTTAACCGAAAGAAACCAAAAAATCGAATTCGAAAAGGAACGAGTGAAGAAGCTGGAGCTGGAGGCGAAGGTGGAAAAATACGATGAGATGTTCGAGAAGAATAAGCAAAAGGTAAGAATCTTAAATGTTCCCACTCGTGTGTGTACCTACGCTTGAATAATGTGTTCCCCATTTTGTCATAGAGACGTATAACATGGGCGTGATTTCGCACCACCATACGTATgattgtgtgtgtgtgaacATGCACAAGTCGGAAATCGACAGTGTAGTGTTACATTTGatttatatttcctttttcctcgaAGAATAACGAAATGGACGAAACGTTAAGCAAGCTTAAGAAGGATATCAATAAGGTATGGAGGATCGAAACGACCATGTCAGTGCATATACTGAGAAATGCAGAGAGTTATTCACccggaaaagtaaaattgtGTTTCAATTTACTTCATAATTTCCCTCGTTTTATACCTCCTCCCAGCTGAAcgagaaaatacaaaaatacgACAACTACGTCAAAAAAAAGCGCAAAGAAATCGACATCAACTTTTCGGATACGCTGGACTGTAAGGAAAGGATCAAGCTGTTGGAGGAGCAGTAAGGAACGAGAGCCGattaaaggagggaaaaaagaaaatgaatacaCACAAGTGTGCCTTGCTTTGCACATGCACCACTTTTACGTTTGTCTTATCATCGCTCATCTTCCCTTTGCAGCATAAAGACAGCCGAACGGAACATCAAAACAACGCAGTTGTCACCCCTCAAAATTGTAGAAAAAACGGAGCACTACATCATTTTCGAATTTACGGTATTATGcatttgtatatttattttttattcattgagaagcgctttttttttttttttttttttctttttatgacAGTCTTTTTACCTTTACCCTTTTTTAGACAATACGCAGTGTCATGCAATTTAAAGTGAGCAATTATCAGTCAAAAAATGCGCAAGTGGAAATCAACCCCTGTGACGAACATATTCTGTCTTACATAAAATCGAAGATATATAAATGCAAAGATATTTCGGAGATAACTTACTTAATCAAGGAGGTACTTTTGCATGAACAGttcaggaaaaaaggagttttatttatttatttttttttttttttttgttcatacgttttttcatcattttggctAGACACATTTATAAGTTGCTAATTCAAAGTGGCATTTTTGCGGCAATGCTGCTATGCTCTCTCCTGTGTGCATATAGACCACTCCTTTAACGTTTCTTCAatcccttcttttcatttcattcgTAGGCCATATACTTAAAATTTCTGGACATTTAAGCTTATCtcttcttttaaccatttggAAGAATAATTCCACaaaagggagagaagaaCTAAAGAAAATTCCTAATATGTGCGTGTATTATTatacgtttcttttttcagcAACTGCGAATTGTTGCACAAATGTGCAAACTGAATTTTCATGTTTACTTTTTgaattttatataatttttttttttttagtgaaaaTGCATTGAAGAAATGCCTGTTATTCCATGCGTTTATTTGTGTGCGCACGCATAGTGATGCCCCTACCCCCTTGGCGTATTTTTCAActcaccttctttttcctttccgtaTATTTGAATTTTATCCGTCAAAAGGGTTCGCTGCGATTGTATTTAAAATAGTACTAAGTTATGAAAATGATGGCTACCAGGGGTGGATTGAAACTAAAGGAGTCGTTTATGAAGCACCCCGTTGAATGAGTCCCGTAGGACATTGGTGTTGTTCGCTCTACGAAATATGCAACCTTAAAGGTTCACTTTTGTCCTCCCCCTCATAAGGTTTCTCATACATACCTGCGCATTTTTCGCTTGTTTCTCAATGTGCGCCAACAGcatattggaaaaaaattcaacgaAGCAAATATTAGGCCAAACCACAACATAACGAGATGTTGTTAGAACTATGGTCCTAACTGAGGTTTCGTAAAATAGTGTGCTTTTTCCAACTTCACTAAATAACATTTGTCATTTCTTTATGAAATTTCCCAATCGAAGATGATACAGTTTCAATCTGTGTACACATTCGCATGGGAAATGTTCAATTAAAAGCGAAGGCGTTGATAAAAAGGGATAACTAAGCCGTATATATTAAACGACTGTTGCGCCATCTACGTGGGTTACGCAAAGTGCCCCATGTAAGAGCACACCCTGCGAGTTCTTCTTTTCAAAGCTGAACCGAGCCGCTATTTCATGTAACACCCCGCTTACTATTCATTTCGCTGAAGAGATGATTATCGATCTGTTTATTCgtgtgcacatgtatgtaaTAATAGTGAGCAAACTATGCTCCAATGGAGACAACCTACGTGTACGTAGTACACAACCACGCAATATGGACACAAGCAGAGAGGTACCATCCTCAAGATATGTTATTAAACTGCAGTTATTCCTTATTTTTGCTAAGTATGTGCAGAGGTGTGTACACGATGTGCTGTCTATATTCACCCCTTCTGACAAATGGGCAGAAATGTAAACAACGCGATCGGGAAAACAAGAAGGCCTAATTTTGCGCATAGGTTGAAAAGGAGTTTCCTGGTTACACGTGCTTGATGTACTAGGCTTAACCCTGGACGAACTTTTAAATAGACAAGCGATGACATCCCTCGCGACTGCCATAAAGGGCATTTTACGAATAGGAAGTTCTTTCACATCATGCATTGAAAAAATGCGCTGCATGTAAAGTGGAAGGGTGATATAATGGAaatcattttcccttttttgctgCCTTAAAATGGCCTACCCATCCATACCGTGTGCAGACATATAAGCGGAACAATTAGACTattacacaaaatggataaaaaaattaaaattgctCTCTTCGTTGTGAGGAAGTTCTCACtgtgtttgaaaaaaaaaaaaaaaaaaaaaaaattccctgcTGCTATGGATATACTTACCTGATATACAGAGTCGTCAAGCAAAGCAATGgcatgggggaaaaaactcTTAACAGTTTGGCACActgcacatgtgtacaagtaaatgtgtccatttttgccattttgcaCGATTAAGTGCTCCATGGCGATTTGAATGTACATATTACACcagtgtatatataatgatGAAAGGAAATTGCAGCCATCACatcaaatggggaaaaaaaaaaaaaaaaaaaaaaaaaaaaacatgccaTACTGCGTATCACAACACGCTGCGCATTGAACTCCACACTCGCACGCCAAAGTCCAcacgtacacatataaatTTAATCATCTTCGCGAGGCAGGAAAtgtaaattaaatatatacacttcTTCGTCCAATCACGGGGGTGAAAACAAATGATTAAAAATTCGGAGGTTTCAAAATTTCCCACGACTGTTTATACATAAAGGtgaagcaaaagaaaaaaaaaaaaaaaaaaaaaaaaaagggaaaaaaaagttaaaaactAATGCGAGGGAAAATGTGCATGTACGTATAAGTACAAATATTATTGCGAAACATGCCAATCTTCGCTTGACTCCGGTTTATATATGCTTACagctctcttcttcctttaacaAGAGTAATTGTACTCTAAACAAAGGCGGCAAATATCACAAAAAGTGAAacccaaaaaaagaagaaaaaaaaaaatcttcaaaATATTCTACTTTAACATCACCCAGAGCTTATAAACTAATGACAGAAAATACATCAATTAGGAGGAGGTATGAAAAGAGCTTCACAGAACGGCCAGGCTTCACTGAAGATGAAATTGAGGAAATAAGGGAAGCGTTTAACTTGTTAGATACCGATGGGACAGgtgagaaaagggaaaaaaaagagggatgACATATGAAGGGTTGAAGCagttatattcatttttttctttttctttttttttttttttttttcgtgccaAAACCTGGGGCCCATTTTACACAAAGTGAGTCACATGGATGCACACTGAGTtaagctttttttatttcccccccgcAGGTACCATTGACCCGAAGGAAATAAAGTGCGCCATGCAGAGCCTAGGGTTAGACGTTAAGAACCCAATGATATTCAGGATGATAGCCGACCTGGAAAAAGACGGATACTCCTCCATTGACTTCGAGGAATTCATGGAGGTTATAACGTCCAAGCTGGTAGGCCTGCATCTACACAGCGcatgtgcatacatgtgtgtgtatataatgTGTTATCGTGGCCTTTCCCCTCCATCACACGACGCACTCACCAAATTGGTTCCTTCACCCACTTAATTAGGGAAATAAAGACACGCGGGAAGGAATCCAAAGAATTTTCAACCTCTTCGATGATGACAAAACGGGGGCAATATCAttgaagaatttaaaaagagTTGCAAAGGAATTAGGGGAGACTTTAACTGATGAAGAGCTGCGGGATATGATTGATCGTGCAGATTCCAAGGGAGAGGGGGAAATTTCCTTCGAAGATTTTTACACCATAATGACGAAGAAAAGCTTCTTGTGATAACCCCCTGGGACGAAGACATCGTCGTCTATCAGGGGTGGCCACCAAAGGTTGGCTCATATACAACCGCATAATTGGATGCTTCATCTGAGCGAGAAATTACATTCACTAAAATGAACCTTTTAGATGAGCTAAGGCACGTTGGTTAAATAAGAGACGACATTATTATATGGATAACTCCACTACATATCCATCAGATGTATATATCCATTTTACCATGGGAACATTTCCTAACCACATTGTGAATTTACTGTGTGATGCCTCCACCTGGTATGATAATATAAAGCAGGGATGACTGCCTGTCGGTTCGAAGCCATCACTaaagtgtattttttttttatttaaatgtCAATTGGGTTACCAAGGGAGATGTCCAAGGTGGAAATTGACACGCTATGTAATTGTATGAGTATGTTCCTATGTTTTTGAGCGCACCTCCTCTCCTTCTATGGTATATTTTTGCCCCTCCGTAAGAGTGCAGAAAAGGTACACTTGAAGTGTGCGTCCTTCGAACGAAGCCCTCACTGCGAAAAtgtgtttccttttattattattattattttttttattttttcttatttttatttattttttttgtgcggcATTGCCGATACCAGAATTTAACAACTTTTACAAATGTACATTCGTTCGATCGTTCGATCGTTCGACCCTACGACAGACGTGTGCGTGTGTTGTGTGGACGTGGGCACGACACACACCAAGGCAATTTTTGCGTTGTTCCGAGGGGGCACGTCCACacaacacacacacacacacaaccTTTTAATAAGGATtcgataatttaaaaaaaaaagttgtaaagaagaaagtttGATGAGAtgttaacataaaaaaaagggaaggcgAAATTTAGAACTGATGAACAAAGCAAAAGTTGAGGGGAAGCCACTCACAATTTTGTATGAATCACGGTTCGCGTAAATAAGTTTAATGTGATTCTTCCACATCACTGCTTTGCTGTGAAAGGGAGCAAACTCAGGCGATCAAATTTTGGTTGGTAAACTTGTGGCGAATGTAAGTGTAAAGTTcctttatttgttccttgGGGTAGTAGTGTATGTCATCCGAGAAAGTGGAGTTGATGAGGTCGTTAAAAATTACGGCATTCCTGTACAAGTCCTCCACCAAATGGAGCGAAAATTCTTTATTGTTGAAAATGTACTTGAAGAGGTAAAAAGTGTCAATGATTAAGTTCCTTAAATTTATAGTAATGAagatatttacatttttcaaaatttttttttccatcttggTGACAATTTCGACGAGCATATTAATCActagaataattttttttccatttccttttataACGTTAACTAAGTTTTGCATAAtttcatcttcattttttgtctTATCAATATGATagagttctttttttttgaaaaagttgATGTATTCGAAGAAGTTGGTTTTCATAAAGTGGTTTATGTTGGCTACCTGTACGTGCATGTGGAAATGTTTATTGTGCGTCTTTTCGTATTCCTTTACAAATGAGCTGTTGATGAGTGTTGCTGAAATTCTCTTGTAGAAGTAGTCTCCCTTGGAAGCGTACAGATTGACGAGATCATCCAGGATGGAACGGTTCACCATGTACACGAAGTAGCACGCGAAGTTGTCTTCGCAGGTATTGGGGGGCGCCGCGTTCGTCTCCCCGGCGGGGGCATTCACTCCGGTCATTACTTCACTTGTCTGTCCGCTTGCCACACTGCTTCCTCCAATGTTGTAGCCTTCCTCGGTGTTCGTGTAATCCCTCCTGCGCAGACTGAATATATTACACGAGACAATTTTCTGCATTATGTTAAACTTTATATACTTGGAGATATCcttaaagaagaaggagtagTAGTCAAGGTATTCTGAATCATGGAGATCACTGAGTTCGCTGTTGTTTGAAGTTTGTGCTTCGATCCACTCCTCCGGCACGATATCTTCATGTACCTTAATATAGGCACTTAGcaaatttttatgaaaaatataatcgtTGTAAATATTATTTCGGGGTGCCTTTGTCCGAATGTTTTCAAAGTATAGGGCAAATCGAATACAGTTCTCCGTATCGTCCGCCtggaaaaatttcttcataaGCATATAGGCAATTTTCGtcttgaaaatattttcatacCGAAAATCATTATACAAACAAGAGTTATTGAAAAAGTTTTCCATTACGATGTAGTCATTGTACGATTTAATGATTCTGTCGAACAGACTATTGTAAAGAAGAATAGGCATCTGGAA is a genomic window containing:
- a CDS encoding centrin-2, putative; this encodes MTENTSIRRRYEKSFTERPGFTEDEIEEIREAFNLLDTDGTGTIDPKEIKCAMQSLGLDVKNPMIFRMIADLEKDGYSSIDFEEFMEVITSKLGNKDTREGIQRIFNLFDDDKTGAISLKNLKRVAKELGETLTDEELRDMIDRADSKGEGEISFEDFYTIMTKKSFL